Part of the Paenibacillus aurantius genome, GATGTCGAGCAGCCAGTATTCCTACCTGAGCTCTAGCATCGTGAAGCAGCTGGCCATGTTTCACGGGCCTATCGAGGATCTGGTTCCCCCTGCGGTGGAAAAGGCGCTCCGGGTCAAATACGCCGGGCGTTAAAGACTCTAGCCAGGCCGCGTGTAAGGAAAATGACAAGGGAGGCGCCACCCAGTAAGGCTATAAGACCGGTAAACCAAACAAGCGGTCCGCCTCCTTTAAGCAACAGGGCCCAGCCCGAGACGGGCTCTCCCGAGGCGGTGCTCCATTCCCCTCCGGAAAAGGGGAGGAAGGCGGCTTTCGGATCGGCCAGCCATCCGGCCAGCGGCTTCCACAGCGCCAGGGTAAGCCCGAAAGCCAAGACGGCGTGCACCGTTCGGGCGTAGAGGAAAGAGCCGTAACGGATGCCCGCCGGGAGGCTGAAGCTTCTGACCTGAGCGTGAAGGGAAAGGCCGCTCCACGCGGCTGCAGCTCCCAGCAAGCCGAGCAGCAGAGGCAGGGGGAGGGCCGATTGGGTGATGGCATACGCCCCCAGATGAGGCTCCAGAAGCCCCGGCACGAAGAGGGAGAGCCCTTTAAGAGGGGCGGGCAGCAGGAGCAGGGCCATCCGGGTAAGAACGGCAAACAGGATCATAAACCCTCCCACGATCATAAGGGTTTGATTGGCGGAGGAGACGGCATCGCCGAGCATTTTGCCGAAGGCCCGGCCATCCCGGCTGCGGGCCTCTCTTAAAGCAGCCAGGCTTCGTGTCAGGAGCCCCTGCCGATCGCTGCTCCTAAGCGGCTTGCGAGCCTTGGCCGCCTCTCCGGCAGGCTCCTTCGGTGCGGTAAGCCGAAACCAGATGCCCATAAGAATGGCCGAGAGGTAATGGATCCCCGCGAGCACCAGACCGGCTTTGGCGCTGTGAAGAAAGCCAATGCCGATGACGGTGATAAGGACCACCGGGCTGCAGAGATGGGAGATGGCAAGCAGGCGTTCCGCTTCCGCCACGCTAAGGCGGCCCTCCTTCCTAAGAGACGCCGTCAGCTCGGCACCGGCCGGGTAGCCTGCCGTGAGGCCGGCCGCGAGTGCCCAGCCTCCGATTCCCGGAATGCGGAAGAAGAGGCGCATGAACGGGTCCAGCAGGACGCCAACCGCTTGAACGACGCCAAGGCCGGTCATGAGCTGGGTCACGACGAGGAAAGGCAGCAGAGCGGGGAACACATAATTCCACCAAAGCTTAAGCCCTCCCAAGGAAGACTGAAAGGCATCATCCGGGTATATAATGATAAAGACGACCAGTAGGATCGCCAGAACTCCCAAGGCAAGCGTGACGGCTTTGCTTTGCGTTCCGATGGGCGAGGGGGACATGCCTGCACCTTCCTTTCGTGGATTGCTACATGTTTACGCCCCGGAGAGCGGGAATAGACCAAGCCCCTGTAGTGCCTTATCCGTGAGTATTGTTCGGATAAGGCACTGGGACCGACAAGACGAAAGGAAAGGAAGCCTAATGGACGAAGAGTACAAGCCGGGGGAGCCCGGTTCTTATCTTGCTCCTGAGCGTTCTCTGAAAAGAGGATGGTCGCTTAGGAGGTTTTTAGCAGGACTGGTAATCGTGTTCCTGCTGTCCTACATTCTTTTTATCATTCCGCTGCCTTATTATATCTTCAAGCCGGGTTCGGCCGAAGAGATCCATCCCATGGTTAAGGTCACCCAGGGCGATTCTCCCGAGCAGGGGGCCTTCCTGCTTACTACCGTAGGGGTGATGGATTCCAACGTGTTCTCCTACTTCTGGGCTAAGCTATTTAAGGAAGAGATCCGGCCGAAGACCTCGGTAAAGCAGGCGGATGAAACGGATCAGGAATATACCCAGCGCCAAGTGTACAAAATGATCTCTTCCCAGAGCAGCGCCATCCAGGCCGCCTATAACAAGCTCGGGATTCCTTATCACATCAAGGACGAAGGCGTGATGGTGCTTCATGTGGTCAAGGGAATGCCGGCGGAGAAAGTGCTGCAGGTCGGCGATTACCTGTTGGAGATTGACGGACTTTCTCTTACCGATGGCGAGAAGCTGGTGAATTATCTCAAAACCAAAAAGGCGGGCGACACGGTTAAGGTGACTTTCCGCCGGGGAGACCAAGTGAAGCAGGAAACCGTCTCTCTCGCCATTCTACCCGCGGCTTCTCCCGCGGCGGGACAGTCCTCCGAGCCTCCCCGCGTAGGAATCGGCTTTACGTTCTCGCAGGTGCAATCCGTTCAGGCCGATGACGAAGGCAAGCAGGTGACCATTCAAGCGGGAGAGATCGGAGGCCCTTCCGCCGGGCTCATGTTCTCGCTTGAAATCTACAACCAGCTGGTGCCCGAGGATATCACGAAAGGCTACCGGGTAGCGGGAACGGGAGAGATCGATGAGCTGGGTCATGTCGGAGTCATCGGCGGAATTCAGCACAAGGTGGTGGCGGCGGACCGGGAGGGAGCCGAGATTTTCTTCGCTCCGAAGGATCTGTATCCGGCGGCGGGGCAGACGTTCCAGCCGGTGCTTAACACAACGGACGCCAAACGGCAGGCGGAGAAAATCGGGACGAAGATGAAGGTCGTATCCGTAGGAACAATGGAAGAGGCGCTGGATTATTTGAAAAATCTGCCGCCAAAAGGCAGCAAAGGCTAAGCCGGACGGCTTAGCCTTTGTTGTATCGGTGTGGAGTAACGCGAGGTCCATATTCCGGTACCTTCGTCGGCGTTGGATCAAGTCACTACAAACGAAGGGGAGGCTCGTAATAATCCCTGAACAAGTCACGGGCGTTCCGGGTCGGATAGCCCAAGCTGTACACCGAAGTGGCGCGGATGTCCTGCTGAAGGAAATCCGCGCTTTCTTCGGTCACTTTTGATATAATAGGAACTCGGGCCACCCGCTTCATGCGTTTCAGCAATTCTCTTCCTCGGGTGGTAAAGCCAAGGATGCGCAGGTAAGGAACTCCCAGCGCTAAAGCTTCCCGGTTAAGGTCATACTTTGAATGATGAAGCAGGATGCGGAGTAAAGTTCTCTGCAGCTTGGTTTGCGTATAGCGCTTGGTTTTGAGAGCGGCAAGGAGCTGGCCCACCTGGTCGGGCCGGCTGTAATCGAGAAGGGGGAGAACACGCTTGATGCGGTGCTCGAGCCCTTCGGTCATTTCGCTTATGGAAGCGAGATCAGCGGCTGTGCGGCTGAGCAGCGTATGGAACAGCGGACCGGCGAAGCGTTCCCAGCTCATGGGGGCTCGTCCCGCTGCCCATTCTCTCTCGAGAATGGCATAGGTGTAGTCCGGAAGCAGGCGGGCGGCGGCGCGCAGGTCCTTCTCTTCGAAGAGAAGCTTCCGGATGGCGGTGGCGCTGGCGATCCGGCTGTCCGTCACCTCCTGCTGGTGGTACCCTGCCTTCCGGCGGGTAATGGTCAGGGGACGAATGGAGCTTTTCAGCCGCTTCAAGGCTATGAGGTAATGCAGCCCGAGCGTGTTGTTCGGCTGGGCCAAGCCTTCGGCCGGCTGTCCGGTCAGGGTGCTAACGGCGGAACTGTAGGCCGCCGGATAGGCGGCGCCCCGGGACAGCTCTTGACGCAGAAGCTCGCCGAAGCCTTCCGGCTCCCGGTGCATCACCTCCGCGAGCCGCTCCAGCCAGCCGATCTCTCCGCTTTCGCTGCCGAAGCACAGGCTGTCCGTCACGCCTGAGGCATCCAGAGCGGACACGGCACCGTAAGCGAACCATTCGGCCGGCTGGGAGGCGAAGGCGGCGGGCAGCTCGATCACCACGTCCACTCCCATCCGCAGCGCCA contains:
- a CDS encoding nucleoside recognition domain-containing protein; this translates as MSPSPIGTQSKAVTLALGVLAILLVVFIIIYPDDAFQSSLGGLKLWWNYVFPALLPFLVVTQLMTGLGVVQAVGVLLDPFMRLFFRIPGIGGWALAAGLTAGYPAGAELTASLRKEGRLSVAEAERLLAISHLCSPVVLITVIGIGFLHSAKAGLVLAGIHYLSAILMGIWFRLTAPKEPAGEAAKARKPLRSSDRQGLLTRSLAALREARSRDGRAFGKMLGDAVSSANQTLMIVGGFMILFAVLTRMALLLLPAPLKGLSLFVPGLLEPHLGAYAITQSALPLPLLLGLLGAAAAWSGLSLHAQVRSFSLPAGIRYGSFLYARTVHAVLAFGLTLALWKPLAGWLADPKAAFLPFSGGEWSTASGEPVSGWALLLKGGGPLVWFTGLIALLGGASLVIFLTRGLARVFNARRI
- a CDS encoding SepM family pheromone-processing serine protease; this translates as MDEEYKPGEPGSYLAPERSLKRGWSLRRFLAGLVIVFLLSYILFIIPLPYYIFKPGSAEEIHPMVKVTQGDSPEQGAFLLTTVGVMDSNVFSYFWAKLFKEEIRPKTSVKQADETDQEYTQRQVYKMISSQSSAIQAAYNKLGIPYHIKDEGVMVLHVVKGMPAEKVLQVGDYLLEIDGLSLTDGEKLVNYLKTKKAGDTVKVTFRRGDQVKQETVSLAILPAASPAAGQSSEPPRVGIGFTFSQVQSVQADDEGKQVTIQAGEIGGPSAGLMFSLEIYNQLVPEDITKGYRVAGTGEIDELGHVGVIGGIQHKVVAADREGAEIFFAPKDLYPAAGQTFQPVLNTTDAKRQAEKIGTKMKVVSVGTMEEALDYLKNLPPKGSKG
- a CDS encoding nucleotidyltransferase, whose product is MKTVGIIVEYNPLHYGHVYHFEQAKSASGADAVIAVMSGHFLQRGEPALVNKWARAEMALRMGVDVVIELPAAFASQPAEWFAYGAVSALDASGVTDSLCFGSESGEIGWLERLAEVMHREPEGFGELLRQELSRGAAYPAAYSSAVSTLTGQPAEGLAQPNNTLGLHYLIALKRLKSSIRPLTITRRKAGYHQQEVTDSRIASATAIRKLLFEEKDLRAAARLLPDYTYAILEREWAAGRAPMSWERFAGPLFHTLLSRTAADLASISEMTEGLEHRIKRVLPLLDYSRPDQVGQLLAALKTKRYTQTKLQRTLLRILLHHSKYDLNREALALGVPYLRILGFTTRGRELLKRMKRVARVPIISKVTEESADFLQQDIRATSVYSLGYPTRNARDLFRDYYEPPLRL